Genomic segment of Candidatus Bathyarchaeota archaeon:
GCCTACTTTTTCTTCAGAACGAAACTGAGCCTTAAAGGCGTAATAGCCTTCCACGTAACAATGAATATCTTCAATGTCGCATTACCACTCAAGCTATCCTACTTGTCCCCGTTAACTTTTCCCGCCACAAATCTACTCAGCTTCGCCGTATTATTTTTAACTTTGAAGCTTCTTATTTCTTGACGGTTTCTGGGCATGCATGCGTGCAGAAAAATTGAACTTTCTGACATGTGCGATGGTTGAAGGAAAAATGAAAGAAAGAGTGATTTCCGCTTCCTCTCTATGTAAGAATTATCGTATCGGCAATCTCGAAATTGAAGCTTTAAAGAACTTGGACCTCGAAGTTTTGGAAGGCGAGTTTGTTTTGATTTATGGGCCTTCTGGAGCCGGAAAAACTACCCTCCTCAATCTAATAAGTGGTCTTGACGAGCCAACCCACGGGAAGATCATCGTTTTTGGGCATGATCTCGTAGCCTATGACGAGAATTTTTTAGCAACTTTCCGCTCTGCAAATATTGGTTTCGTCTTTCAATCTTATAACTTAATTTCCACGCTTACCGCCCTTGAGAATGTTGCATTTCCAATAGAATTGGCTGGTTGGTCAGAAGAACGTGTCAAAAAGCGGTCAGAAAAATTGCTGAGGCTGGTTGGTCTACCACATCGAGCTAATCACTTTCCCACCCAACTGAGTGGCGGTGAACAACAGCGTATCGCTTTTGCACGAGCTTTAGCCAATGACCCTCCCCTTATCCTTGTTGATGAACCTACGGGAAACTTGGATCTTGAAACGGGTCTTGAGATTGTGCGGATGTTAGATGAACTGAAAACGAAAGGAAAAACAATCGTCGTTGTCACTCATGATGAAAGGATAATGCAGTTGGCAGACAGGGTGCTATATCTACGAGATGGAGGGATCGTTGCTACACATGAGTGAAATCGCATTTCCCATAAAAGATTTGACGCGAAGAAAACTTCAAACAAGCCTAGTTATCGTCGGCTTAACTATTTGCACAGCTGCAACTGTTTTTCTCACAATTTTTGGAGAGAATCTTGGCTTTGAAATTGCTTTTGCCACGGGAGGAAAACTCACTGCTGGATTTTCTAATATGTTTTCACGTTTCATCTTTGTAGTCGGTTTTCTCAACATAGTAGCAGGAGCAGTGATAGTATCCTTTCTTGTTTCTATAATGATGTCTGAACGGGTGCGAGACATTGGGGTAATGAAGGCAACCGGATGCCTAAGAGCCACTGTTCTTAGTTATTTCCTCACTGAACTTTCTATCATTGTTCTCACGAGCTGCATAATTGGCACAGTCTGCGGAATCTTGGCGAATTTTGCCTGCATCCATCTTCTAAACGCTATGGGCTTTTCTATTGCGCAAAAATCCCTGAACTTGTGGATGGTTCTTTTTATCTTCTTCATCTTTGTTCTTGTCTCTCACATCTTTGGAATTCGTCCCATAGCGAAAGCAACTAGAGTGAAGCCAGCTGAAGCTTTGTCTCCTCTTTACTCATTTGGAACAACCCTTGGACTAGGTAGACACGGCTTTTCAAAGCTGGGCTTCACATTTAAGATGGCGTACAGAAGTCTGTTGCGAAGAAAAAATGTAACCCAACGGGCAATAATCTGTTTGGCGGTGGTTTTAACTCTAGTAAGCGTAGCAATGGTGGGAGGAATAGTCGCAAATCAAACCACTCAGGACTATGTGAAACGAGCAATCGGTGAAAACGTCGTCCTCATTAGTCACCCAAACATTTCTGAACAATACGTGAATCTCCTTTCACAATTCCTCGAGACCGAAGAAACAAGTCCTATCGACTATCTCAATCCAGAATATTCTATCCCTGACTCTCTAGTTTCTAGACTGAGCACCGTCCCTGGAGTTCAAAAGGCAGATCCTCGGCTTGTTCTGGAAGCAACGATACATGAGGTTCCCGGAGTTATCATCAATCCTGAAGAGCCAGGCACATATATTCCAGTAGGTGACCACCGATC
This window contains:
- a CDS encoding ABC transporter ATP-binding protein, whose protein sequence is MISASSLCKNYRIGNLEIEALKNLDLEVLEGEFVLIYGPSGAGKTTLLNLISGLDEPTHGKIIVFGHDLVAYDENFLATFRSANIGFVFQSYNLISTLTALENVAFPIELAGWSEERVKKRSEKLLRLVGLPHRANHFPTQLSGGEQQRIAFARALANDPPLILVDEPTGNLDLETGLEIVRMLDELKTKGKTIVVVTHDERIMQLADRVLYLRDGGIVATHE
- a CDS encoding FtsX-like permease family protein; this encodes MEGSLLHMSEIAFPIKDLTRRKLQTSLVIVGLTICTAATVFLTIFGENLGFEIAFATGGKLTAGFSNMFSRFIFVVGFLNIVAGAVIVSFLVSIMMSERVRDIGVMKATGCLRATVLSYFLTELSIIVLTSCIIGTVCGILANFACIHLLNAMGFSIAQKSLNLWMVLFIFFIFVLVSHIFGIRPIAKATRVKPAEALSPLYSFGTTLGLGRHGFSKLGFTFKMAYRSLLRRKNVTQRAIICLAVVLTLVSVAMVGGIVANQTTQDYVKRAIGENVVLISHPNISEQYVNLLSQFLETEETSPIDYLNPEYSIPDSLVSRLSTVPGVQKADPRLVLEATIHEVPGVIINPEEPGTYIPVGDHRSSNALVLGIEPERTVSEWLILGRTLEETDLYSVLIGDSLALKTFDNPEKQSLRVFSQNFDIAGVCLDPINNGDVVYVPLKVLSKLVNQTTCNVLLLEINPSNRSHVLIEIEKEISGTDLAVSELNGILGKHLNFLNLLWSSVMLLPLFSLVAATICLLSYMMLTITSQQREFSIMRAIGAKPKAVVKMIFAQALIVTLVSGGIGIFVGFFITFVFLIPEPVISYSTVISIVGWLLIVLGFLSLSSLYPAIKTMKKSVASVLAQYS